In Drosophila yakuba strain Tai18E2 chromosome X, Prin_Dyak_Tai18E2_2.1, whole genome shotgun sequence, a single genomic region encodes these proteins:
- the LOC6525572 gene encoding carboxypeptidase D isoform X1, with protein MILRTPLIAGHQLQLLLLLLPTVLLLLLQLLHCDAKTVNPGDGMQMQHHQMTAEPGLPEPRAYMPDAQHLDFVYHDHEELTRFLRATSARYPNLTALYSIGKSIQGRDLWVMVVSSSPYEHMVGKPDVKYVGNIHGNEPVGREMLLHLIQYFVTSYSSDQYVKWLLDNTRIHILPTMNPDGYAVSKEGTCDGGQGRYNARGFDLNRNFPDYFKQNNKRGQPETDSVKDWISKIQFVLSGSLHGGALVASYPYDNTPNSRLLKGICRSSALCAMFQTYSAAPSLTPDDDVFKHLSLVYARNHAKMSRGVACKSATPAFENGITNGAAWYPLTGGMQDYNYVWYGCMEITLEISCCKFPPAYELKKYWEDNQLSLIKFLAEAHRGVQGFVFDPAGMPIERASIKIKGRDVGFQTTKYGEFWRILLPGYYKVEVFAEGFAPREVEFVIVEQHPTLLNVTLQPSKYLVATGTSTSTSTKSSAVNGKLQLSPE; from the exons ATGATCTTGCGAACGCCACTCATTGCCGGCCaccagttgcagttgctgctgctcctgctgcccaccgttctgctcctgctgctccaacTGCTCCACTGCGATGCCAAGACGGTTAATCCCGGCGATGGCATGCAGATGCAGCACCATCAGATGACCGCGGAACCGGGTCTGCCGGAGCCCAGGGCCTACATGCCGGATGCCCAGCACCTGGACTTTGTCTACCACGATCACGAGGAGCTCACGAGGTTCCTCAG AGCGACCAGTGCGCGGTACCCGAATCTCACTGCCTTGTACTCCATTGGAAAGTCGATCCAGGGACGTGATCTCTGGGTGATGGTGGTCAGCTCGTCGCCGTATGAGCACATGGTGGGCAAGCCGGATGTGAAGTATGTGGGCAATATCCATGGCAATGAGCCCGTCGGCCGGGAGATGCTGCTCCATCTCATCCAGTACTTTGTGACCAGCTACAGTTCGGATCAGTACGTCAAGTGGCTGCTGGACAACACACGGATACACATACTGCCCACCATGAATCCGGATGGATATGCCGTTTCCAAAGAAGGCACATGCGATGGTGGCCAAGGAAG ATATAATGCTCGAGGATTCGATCTGAATCGCAATTTCCCCGACTATTTCAAGCAGAACAACAAGCGGGGTCAGCCGGAAACGGATTCTGTCAAGGATTGGATATCCAAGATCCAGTTCGTGCTCAGTGGCAGCCTGCATGGTGGTGCCCTGGTGGCCAGCTATCCGTACGACAATACGCCAAACTCCA GGCTGCTCAAAGGGATCTGCCGTTCGTCCGCCTTGTGCGCGA TGTTCCAGACCTACTCGGCGGCGCCATCGCTGACGCCCGACGACGATGTGTTCAAGCATCTGTCCCTGGTCTATGCCCGCAACCATGCCAAGATGTCCAGGGGCGTGGCCTGCAAGTCGGCGACGCCGGCCTTCGAGAATGGCATCACCAATGGTGCCGCCTGGTATCCACTGACTGGCGGCATGCAGGACTACAACTACGTGTGGTACGGCTGCATGGAGATCACACTGGAGATATCCTGCTGCAAGTTTCCGCCAGCCTACGAGCTCAAGAAGTACTGGGAGGATAATCAACTG TCGCTGATCAAGTTCCTGGCCGAGGCGCATCGCGGTGTCCAGGGATTCGTGTTCGATCCGGCGGGCATGCCCATTGAGCGTGCCTCCATCAAGATCAAGGGTCGCGATGTGGGCTTCCAGACCACCAAGTACGGCGAGTTCTGGCGCATACTGCTGCCGGGCTACTACAAAGTGGAG GTCTTTGCCGAGGGCTTTGCGCCGCGCGAGGTGGAGTTCGTGATCGTGGAGCAGCATCCCACGCTGCTCAATGTGACACTGCAGCCCTCGAAG TATCTGGTGGCTACcggcacatccacatccacctccACCAAATCCTCCGCCGTGAATGGAAAGCTGCAGCTGTCGCCGGAATAA
- the LOC6525572 gene encoding carboxypeptidase D isoform X4, protein MILRTPLIAGHQLQLLLLLLPTVLLLLLQLLHCDAKTVNPGDGMQMQHHQMTAEPGLPEPRAYMPDAQHLDFVYHDHEELTRFLRATSARYPNLTALYSIGKSIQGRDLWVMVVSSSPYEHMVGKPDVKYVGNIHGNEPVGREMLLHLIQYFVTSYSSDQYVKWLLDNTRIHILPTMNPDGYAVSKEGTCDGGQGRYNARGFDLNRNFPDYFKQNNKRGQPETDSVKDWISKIQFVLSGSLHGGALVASYPYDNTPNSMFQTYSAAPSLTPDDDVFKHLSLVYARNHAKMSRGVACKSATPAFENGITNGAAWYPLTGGMQDYNYVWYGCMEITLEISCCKFPPAYELKKYWEDNQLSLIKFLAEAHRGVQGFVFDPAGMPIERASIKIKGRDVGFQTTKYGEFWRILLPGYYKVEVFAEGFAPREVEFVIVEQHPTLLNVTLQPSKYLVATGTSTSTSTKSSAVNGKLQLSPE, encoded by the exons ATGATCTTGCGAACGCCACTCATTGCCGGCCaccagttgcagttgctgctgctcctgctgcccaccgttctgctcctgctgctccaacTGCTCCACTGCGATGCCAAGACGGTTAATCCCGGCGATGGCATGCAGATGCAGCACCATCAGATGACCGCGGAACCGGGTCTGCCGGAGCCCAGGGCCTACATGCCGGATGCCCAGCACCTGGACTTTGTCTACCACGATCACGAGGAGCTCACGAGGTTCCTCAG AGCGACCAGTGCGCGGTACCCGAATCTCACTGCCTTGTACTCCATTGGAAAGTCGATCCAGGGACGTGATCTCTGGGTGATGGTGGTCAGCTCGTCGCCGTATGAGCACATGGTGGGCAAGCCGGATGTGAAGTATGTGGGCAATATCCATGGCAATGAGCCCGTCGGCCGGGAGATGCTGCTCCATCTCATCCAGTACTTTGTGACCAGCTACAGTTCGGATCAGTACGTCAAGTGGCTGCTGGACAACACACGGATACACATACTGCCCACCATGAATCCGGATGGATATGCCGTTTCCAAAGAAGGCACATGCGATGGTGGCCAAGGAAG ATATAATGCTCGAGGATTCGATCTGAATCGCAATTTCCCCGACTATTTCAAGCAGAACAACAAGCGGGGTCAGCCGGAAACGGATTCTGTCAAGGATTGGATATCCAAGATCCAGTTCGTGCTCAGTGGCAGCCTGCATGGTGGTGCCCTGGTGGCCAGCTATCCGTACGACAATACGCCAAACTCCA TGTTCCAGACCTACTCGGCGGCGCCATCGCTGACGCCCGACGACGATGTGTTCAAGCATCTGTCCCTGGTCTATGCCCGCAACCATGCCAAGATGTCCAGGGGCGTGGCCTGCAAGTCGGCGACGCCGGCCTTCGAGAATGGCATCACCAATGGTGCCGCCTGGTATCCACTGACTGGCGGCATGCAGGACTACAACTACGTGTGGTACGGCTGCATGGAGATCACACTGGAGATATCCTGCTGCAAGTTTCCGCCAGCCTACGAGCTCAAGAAGTACTGGGAGGATAATCAACTG TCGCTGATCAAGTTCCTGGCCGAGGCGCATCGCGGTGTCCAGGGATTCGTGTTCGATCCGGCGGGCATGCCCATTGAGCGTGCCTCCATCAAGATCAAGGGTCGCGATGTGGGCTTCCAGACCACCAAGTACGGCGAGTTCTGGCGCATACTGCTGCCGGGCTACTACAAAGTGGAG GTCTTTGCCGAGGGCTTTGCGCCGCGCGAGGTGGAGTTCGTGATCGTGGAGCAGCATCCCACGCTGCTCAATGTGACACTGCAGCCCTCGAAG TATCTGGTGGCTACcggcacatccacatccacctccACCAAATCCTCCGCCGTGAATGGAAAGCTGCAGCTGTCGCCGGAATAA
- the LOC6525572 gene encoding carboxypeptidase D isoform X5 produces MILRTPLIAGHQLQLLLLLLPTVLLLLLQLLHCDAKTVNPGDGMQMQHHQMTAEPGLPEPRAYMPDAQHLDFVYHDHEELTRFLRATSARYPNLTALYSIGKSIQGRDLWVMVVSSSPYEHMVGKPDVKYVGNIHGNEPVGREMLLHLIQYFVTSYSSDQYVKWLLDNTRIHILPTMNPDGYAVSKEGTCDGGQGRYNARGFDLNRNFPDYFKQNNKRGQPETDSVKDWISKIQFVLSGSLHGGALVASYPYDNTPNSRICRSSALCAMFQTYSAAPSLTPDDDVFKHLSLVYARNHAKMSRGVACKSATPAFENGITNGAAWYPLTGGMQDYNYVWYGCMEITLEISCCKFPPAYELKKYWEDNQLSLIKFLAEAHRGVQGFVFDPAGMPIERASIKIKGRDVGFQTTKYGEFWRILLPGYYKVEVFAEGFAPREVEFVIVEQHPTLLNVTLQPSKRLEGIGPMGAGGGVPVGSVGGLYRPIPAPQHYRPPVPPYAGAASSDSGIFSTISNGLNSLYSNIFG; encoded by the exons ATGATCTTGCGAACGCCACTCATTGCCGGCCaccagttgcagttgctgctgctcctgctgcccaccgttctgctcctgctgctccaacTGCTCCACTGCGATGCCAAGACGGTTAATCCCGGCGATGGCATGCAGATGCAGCACCATCAGATGACCGCGGAACCGGGTCTGCCGGAGCCCAGGGCCTACATGCCGGATGCCCAGCACCTGGACTTTGTCTACCACGATCACGAGGAGCTCACGAGGTTCCTCAG AGCGACCAGTGCGCGGTACCCGAATCTCACTGCCTTGTACTCCATTGGAAAGTCGATCCAGGGACGTGATCTCTGGGTGATGGTGGTCAGCTCGTCGCCGTATGAGCACATGGTGGGCAAGCCGGATGTGAAGTATGTGGGCAATATCCATGGCAATGAGCCCGTCGGCCGGGAGATGCTGCTCCATCTCATCCAGTACTTTGTGACCAGCTACAGTTCGGATCAGTACGTCAAGTGGCTGCTGGACAACACACGGATACACATACTGCCCACCATGAATCCGGATGGATATGCCGTTTCCAAAGAAGGCACATGCGATGGTGGCCAAGGAAG ATATAATGCTCGAGGATTCGATCTGAATCGCAATTTCCCCGACTATTTCAAGCAGAACAACAAGCGGGGTCAGCCGGAAACGGATTCTGTCAAGGATTGGATATCCAAGATCCAGTTCGTGCTCAGTGGCAGCCTGCATGGTGGTGCCCTGGTGGCCAGCTATCCGTACGACAATACGCCAAACTCCA GGATCTGCCGTTCGTCCGCCTTGTGCGCGA TGTTCCAGACCTACTCGGCGGCGCCATCGCTGACGCCCGACGACGATGTGTTCAAGCATCTGTCCCTGGTCTATGCCCGCAACCATGCCAAGATGTCCAGGGGCGTGGCCTGCAAGTCGGCGACGCCGGCCTTCGAGAATGGCATCACCAATGGTGCCGCCTGGTATCCACTGACTGGCGGCATGCAGGACTACAACTACGTGTGGTACGGCTGCATGGAGATCACACTGGAGATATCCTGCTGCAAGTTTCCGCCAGCCTACGAGCTCAAGAAGTACTGGGAGGATAATCAACTG TCGCTGATCAAGTTCCTGGCCGAGGCGCATCGCGGTGTCCAGGGATTCGTGTTCGATCCGGCGGGCATGCCCATTGAGCGTGCCTCCATCAAGATCAAGGGTCGCGATGTGGGCTTCCAGACCACCAAGTACGGCGAGTTCTGGCGCATACTGCTGCCGGGCTACTACAAAGTGGAG GTCTTTGCCGAGGGCTTTGCGCCGCGCGAGGTGGAGTTCGTGATCGTGGAGCAGCATCCCACGCTGCTCAATGTGACACTGCAGCCCTCGAAG CGCTTGGAGGGCATTGGGCCCATGGGAGCCGGCGGCGGAGTGCCAGTGGGTAGCGTGGGTGGTCTGTACCGCCCCATTCCGGCGCCCCAACATTACCGCCCACCTGTGCCGCCCTACGCAGGCGCCGCCTCCAGCGACAGCGGCATCTTCTCGACCATCAGCAATGGATTGAATAGCCTGTACTCGAATATATTCGGCTGA
- the LOC6525572 gene encoding carboxypeptidase D isoform X3, whose protein sequence is MILRTPLIAGHQLQLLLLLLPTVLLLLLQLLHCDAKTVNPGDGMQMQHHQMTAEPGLPEPRAYMPDAQHLDFVYHDHEELTRFLRATSARYPNLTALYSIGKSIQGRDLWVMVVSSSPYEHMVGKPDVKYVGNIHGNEPVGREMLLHLIQYFVTSYSSDQYVKWLLDNTRIHILPTMNPDGYAVSKEGTCDGGQGRYNARGFDLNRNFPDYFKQNNKRGQPETDSVKDWISKIQFVLSGSLHGGALVASYPYDNTPNSSPLGAVFQTYSAAPSLTPDDDVFKHLSLVYARNHAKMSRGVACKSATPAFENGITNGAAWYPLTGGMQDYNYVWYGCMEITLEISCCKFPPAYELKKYWEDNQLSLIKFLAEAHRGVQGFVFDPAGMPIERASIKIKGRDVGFQTTKYGEFWRILLPGYYKVEVFAEGFAPREVEFVIVEQHPTLLNVTLQPSKYLVATGTSTSTSTKSSAVNGKLQLSPE, encoded by the exons ATGATCTTGCGAACGCCACTCATTGCCGGCCaccagttgcagttgctgctgctcctgctgcccaccgttctgctcctgctgctccaacTGCTCCACTGCGATGCCAAGACGGTTAATCCCGGCGATGGCATGCAGATGCAGCACCATCAGATGACCGCGGAACCGGGTCTGCCGGAGCCCAGGGCCTACATGCCGGATGCCCAGCACCTGGACTTTGTCTACCACGATCACGAGGAGCTCACGAGGTTCCTCAG AGCGACCAGTGCGCGGTACCCGAATCTCACTGCCTTGTACTCCATTGGAAAGTCGATCCAGGGACGTGATCTCTGGGTGATGGTGGTCAGCTCGTCGCCGTATGAGCACATGGTGGGCAAGCCGGATGTGAAGTATGTGGGCAATATCCATGGCAATGAGCCCGTCGGCCGGGAGATGCTGCTCCATCTCATCCAGTACTTTGTGACCAGCTACAGTTCGGATCAGTACGTCAAGTGGCTGCTGGACAACACACGGATACACATACTGCCCACCATGAATCCGGATGGATATGCCGTTTCCAAAGAAGGCACATGCGATGGTGGCCAAGGAAG ATATAATGCTCGAGGATTCGATCTGAATCGCAATTTCCCCGACTATTTCAAGCAGAACAACAAGCGGGGTCAGCCGGAAACGGATTCTGTCAAGGATTGGATATCCAAGATCCAGTTCGTGCTCAGTGGCAGCCTGCATGGTGGTGCCCTGGTGGCCAGCTATCCGTACGACAATACGCCAAACTCCA GTCCCTTGGGCGCAGTGTTCCAGACCTACTCGGCGGCGCCATCGCTGACGCCCGACGACGATGTGTTCAAGCATCTGTCCCTGGTCTATGCCCGCAACCATGCCAAGATGTCCAGGGGCGTGGCCTGCAAGTCGGCGACGCCGGCCTTCGAGAATGGCATCACCAATGGTGCCGCCTGGTATCCACTGACTGGCGGCATGCAGGACTACAACTACGTGTGGTACGGCTGCATGGAGATCACACTGGAGATATCCTGCTGCAAGTTTCCGCCAGCCTACGAGCTCAAGAAGTACTGGGAGGATAATCAACTG TCGCTGATCAAGTTCCTGGCCGAGGCGCATCGCGGTGTCCAGGGATTCGTGTTCGATCCGGCGGGCATGCCCATTGAGCGTGCCTCCATCAAGATCAAGGGTCGCGATGTGGGCTTCCAGACCACCAAGTACGGCGAGTTCTGGCGCATACTGCTGCCGGGCTACTACAAAGTGGAG GTCTTTGCCGAGGGCTTTGCGCCGCGCGAGGTGGAGTTCGTGATCGTGGAGCAGCATCCCACGCTGCTCAATGTGACACTGCAGCCCTCGAAG TATCTGGTGGCTACcggcacatccacatccacctccACCAAATCCTCCGCCGTGAATGGAAAGCTGCAGCTGTCGCCGGAATAA
- the LOC6525573 gene encoding uncharacterized protein LOC6525573: MNYQDMYGSHGFDSQSAGRGSNFEFRFSGPESIPNAVRRYNALRGAELAQMKRQREMGRSHVPSMPRFCKVRRPGQDVTSMVTSRDLDVVTQLSLDSESIYNDDDKDDDDKDDDKDDDDDTDDDNDDDGEDDDDEDDEEEEYDGSELNDLPSNKYQAQQSPRLCGGSESPKVAKKKLRSRKKQLATSRRRNHHVEALQQDHTYERLEELHREVCAELQSMGESSPVSPDATPRPKVLAKQRRIWAKKQRKARENSSPTRMGQVSYEDYHKPQPMWADILPSEMASQAIKVNVCQAQNATSLSAYEFMEQHGTVEPEPVMPFFLEDSDLEHEYADRSGYMRYVESKPEYTTSDSERDNQVEQPMQPVFVEMERRPHRLSLLKSLSPMRYTSQRSEETLRMQEQKSQLQPLELPKPTQSRRGHQRQAAVDAAPKSSRPRRSNVMASAAGSHRNPVNPRTRRSLRAGGGDEMAAVPQSSPQTPNPPNPPNPLKEIVTTPERLSRRRKPKPMVVYSKSLEDLKFEKLAIYNKITLTQERIINALDKLQTSLLHLQVPHCSAQERQKRQRNAFEFCVRFSRNFLYPLKGMIDDVRYTTVASFNSAHSNEACQRVVCVYGLMQQSIQTYQRQLRYFLLEKVPQKLSALIEMIYTMTNCCLDKGMLDRQDPVVECLQERCTRFLSFIEDMQEERFKLAREAMRRLRKTHPLGNQSARKHGSKKKSSHPPRAPTQPRQEKMRSHHERYDLKMCLNDLKLYEPRLVPKERPPAEKQRPQRLRRPRNTPNATNTPGNPANPAENINGQLEQQHVDMEAPSLGVDDMQTQMQMTADGGTSSSLSLLPTLGYGGQRFGYGNVQQESARSAPREEQLHRVLLDALHLVSRSQVKQVLDPLIRSLGVILAEKSAQGGGVHQEQ; this comes from the exons ATGAACTACCAAGATATGTACGGAAGCCATGGATTCGATTCCCAATCTGCAGGTCGTGGCAGCAACTTTGAGTTTCGG TTCTCTGGACCGGAATCCATTCCGAATGCGGTGAGGCGCTACAATGCACTGCGAGGTGCGGAATTGGCGCAGATGAAGAGGCAGCGGGAAATGGGCAGATCCCATGTGCCCAGCATGCCGCGTTTCTGCAAGGTACGTCGTCCTGGTCAGGATGTGACCAGCATGGTGACCTCACGCGATCTGGACGTGGTCACCCAGCTGTCCCTCGATTCCGAGTCCATCTACAATGACGATGATaaggatgatgatgataaggATGATGATaaggatgatgatgatgatactgatgatgataatgatgatgatggtgaggatgatgatgatgaggatgatgaggaggaggagtatGATGGCAGTGAGTTAAACGACCTGCCAAGTAACAAATACCAAGCACAACAGTCTCCACGTCTTTGCGGTGGTTCCGAATCACCGAAAGTTGCCAAGAAGAAACTCAGGAGCCGTAAGAAGCAGCTGGCCACGAGCCGAAGAAGGAATCATCATGTGGAGGCGCTGCAGCAGGATCATACCTACGAGCGATTGGAGGAACTGCATCGTGAGGTGTGTGCGGAGCTGCAGAGCATGGGCGAGTCGTCGCCAGTTAGTCCCGATGCCACGCCGCGTCCCAAAGTGCTGGCCAAGCAGCGAAGGATTTGGGCCAAGAAGCAGAGGAAGGCACGGGAGAATAGTTCGCCGACGCGAATGGGTCAAGTATCCTACGAGGACTATCATAAGCCGCAGCCCATGTGGGCGGACATCCTGCCCTCGGAGATGGCATCGCAGGCGATCAAGGTGAATGTCTGCCAGGCACAAAACGCCACTTCCCTGTCGGCCTACGAGTTCATGGAGCAACATGGCACCGTGGAGCCAGAGCCAGTGATGCCCTTCTTCCTCGAGGACAGCGACCTGGAGCACGAGTATGCCGATCGGTCGGGCTACATGCGCTACGTGGAGTCCAAGCCGGAGTACACCACCAGTGATTCGGAGAGGGACAATCAGGTGGAGCAGCCCATGCAGCCGGTTTTTGTGGAGATGGAGAGGCGACCCCATCGACTCAGCTTGCTCAAGAGTCTCTCGCCCATGAGATACACCTCGCAGCGATCGGAGGAGACGCTACGTATGCAGGAGCAGAAAAGCCAGTTGCAACCCTTGGAGCTGCCCAAGCCAACACAGTCCAGGCGGGGCCATCAAAGGCAGGCGGCAGTGGATGCTGCTCCAAAGAGTAGTAGGCCACGCCGCTCTAATGTCATGGCAAGTGCGGCGGGCAGTCATAGGAATCCGGTTAATCCAAGGACACGACGCAGCTTGAGAGCGGGAGGCGGAGATGAGATGGCTGCCGTGCCACAGAGCTCTCCACAAACCCCCAATCCACCTAATCCCCCTAATCCCCTCAAGGAGATCGTAACCACACCGGAAAGGCTGAGCAGACGGCGCAAACCCAAACCCATGGTGGTGTACAGCAAATCGCTGGAGGATCTGAAGTTTGAAAAGCTGGCCATCTATAACAAGATCACGCTGACGCAAGAGCGGATCATCAACGCACTGGACAAGCTGCAGACCAGTCTGCTCCACCTCCAGGTGCCCCATTGCAGTGCCCAGGAGCGGCAGAAGCGCCAGCGCAATGCCTTCGAATTCTGCGTGCGCTTCTCGAGGAACTTCCTCTACCCATTGAAGGGAATGATCGACGATGTGCGCTACACCACGGTGGCCAGCTTCAATAGTGCCCACTCCAATGAGGCTTGCCAGCGGGTCGTCTGTGTCTATGGCCTGATGCAGCAGTCCATCCAGACGTACCAACGGCAACTGCGCTACTTCCTGCTCGAGAAGGTGCCACAGAAGTTGAGCGCACTCATTGAGATGATCTACACGATGACCAATTGCTGTTTGGACAAGGGCATGCTGGATCGCCAGGATCCGGTGGTGGAGTGCCTGCAGGAACGCTGCACCCGATTCCTCAGCTTCATCGAGGACATGCAGGAGGAGCGCTTCAAGTTGGCACGCGAGGCGATGCGGCGTCTGCGCAAGACTCATCCACTGGGTAACCAGAGTGCTCGCAAGCATGGCAGCAAGAAGAAGTCCTCGCATCCACCGCGTGCACCCACTCAGCCGAGGCAGGAGAAGATGCGATCGCACCACGAGCGGTACGATCTCAAGATGTGCCTGAATGACCTGAAGCTCTATGAGCCGCGTCTGGTGCCCAAGGAGCGTCCGCCGGCGGAGAAGCAGCGACCACAACGGCTGCGTCGTCCGAGGAACACTCCAAATGCAACCAACACACCGGGGAATCCAGCAAATCCGGCTGAGAATATTAATGGGCAGCTGGAACAACAGCACGTTGATATGGAGGCGCCATCCCTTGGAGTCGACGATATGCAAACCCAGATGCAGATGACCGCCGATGGTGGCACCAGCAGTTCCCTGAGCCTGCTGCCCACTTTGGGTTATGGAGGTCAGCGCTTCGGTTACGGGAATGTGCAGCAGGAGAGCGCAAGGTCAGCGCCGCGGGAGGAGCAACTGCATCGCGTGTTGCTGGATGCCCTGCACCTGGTGTCCCGTTCGCAGGTGAAACAGGTGCTGGATCCACTCATACGATCGCTGGGCGTCATCCTGGCTGAGAAGAGCGCCCAGGGCGGAGGTGTCCACCAGGAGCAGTAG
- the LOC6525571 gene encoding serine protease SP24D: MQLPITIGLILVATVALAQPQGRIAGGEDAVPGQLPYQASLSVGGSYNCGAVIIGQRHALTALTCVCSDGKDNPWPAVLFVVTVGSVDLYNGGRQLRVEEITINPNYSSLKTGIALLRLQEEITFSETVSAIPLARDVPPLGAQVEVSGWGRTTESEVNMHRTLQIGAAEVMAPRECALAKRDELQLVDDQVLCLGHERRRGICSGDIGGPAVYQGELVGLGAQILGECGGMLPERFVSIAANYDWIQQQLQ; this comes from the exons ATGCAGCTGCCCATCACCATTGGACTCATCCTTGTGGCCACCGTTGCGCTGGCCCAGCCGCAGGGCAGGATCGCTGGTGGAGAAGATGCCGTGCCCGGCCAGCTGCCCTACCAGGCGTCCCTCTCCGTCGGCGGCAGCTACAACTGCGGCGCCGTGATCATTGGCCAGCGCCACGCCCTCACCGCCCTCACCTGCGTCTGCTCCGATGGCAAGGATAACCC TTGGCCTGCTGTCCTGTTCGTCGTGACCGTGGGATCGGTGGATCTCTACAATGGAGGCCGGCAGCTGCGCGTGGAGGAGATCACCATCAATCCGAACTACAGCAGCCTAAAGACTGGAATCGCCCTGCTCCGTCTGCAGGAGGAGATCACATTCAGTGAGACAGTGAGTGCCATTCCGCTGGCCCGCGACGTTCCGCCGCTGGGCGCCCAGGTGGAGGTCTCCGGCTGGGGACGCACCACCGAGTCCGAGGTGAACATGCATCGCACCCTGCAAATTGGCGCCGCCGAGGTGATGGCACCACGCGAATGCGCCCTGGCCAAACGGGATGAGCTGCAGCTGGTGGACGACCAGGTGCTGTGCCTGGGCCATGAACGTCGTCGGGGAATCTGCAGTGGGGACATTGGCGGTCCGGCCGTCTACCAGGGCGAGCTGGTGGGTCTGGGCGCCCAGATCCTCGGCGAGTGCGGTGGCATGCTGCCCGAGCGCTTCGTTAGCATCGCGGCCAACTACGATTGGAtccagcagcagttgcaatAA
- the LOC6525572 gene encoding carboxypeptidase D isoform X2 yields the protein MILRTPLIAGHQLQLLLLLLPTVLLLLLQLLHCDAKTVNPGDGMQMQHHQMTAEPGLPEPRAYMPDAQHLDFVYHDHEELTRFLRATSARYPNLTALYSIGKSIQGRDLWVMVVSSSPYEHMVGKPDVKYVGNIHGNEPVGREMLLHLIQYFVTSYSSDQYVKWLLDNTRIHILPTMNPDGYAVSKEGTCDGGQGRYNARGFDLNRNFPDYFKQNNKRGQPETDSVKDWISKIQFVLSGSLHGGALVASYPYDNTPNSRICRSSALCAMFQTYSAAPSLTPDDDVFKHLSLVYARNHAKMSRGVACKSATPAFENGITNGAAWYPLTGGMQDYNYVWYGCMEITLEISCCKFPPAYELKKYWEDNQLSLIKFLAEAHRGVQGFVFDPAGMPIERASIKIKGRDVGFQTTKYGEFWRILLPGYYKVEVFAEGFAPREVEFVIVEQHPTLLNVTLQPSKYLVATGTSTSTSTKSSAVNGKLQLSPE from the exons ATGATCTTGCGAACGCCACTCATTGCCGGCCaccagttgcagttgctgctgctcctgctgcccaccgttctgctcctgctgctccaacTGCTCCACTGCGATGCCAAGACGGTTAATCCCGGCGATGGCATGCAGATGCAGCACCATCAGATGACCGCGGAACCGGGTCTGCCGGAGCCCAGGGCCTACATGCCGGATGCCCAGCACCTGGACTTTGTCTACCACGATCACGAGGAGCTCACGAGGTTCCTCAG AGCGACCAGTGCGCGGTACCCGAATCTCACTGCCTTGTACTCCATTGGAAAGTCGATCCAGGGACGTGATCTCTGGGTGATGGTGGTCAGCTCGTCGCCGTATGAGCACATGGTGGGCAAGCCGGATGTGAAGTATGTGGGCAATATCCATGGCAATGAGCCCGTCGGCCGGGAGATGCTGCTCCATCTCATCCAGTACTTTGTGACCAGCTACAGTTCGGATCAGTACGTCAAGTGGCTGCTGGACAACACACGGATACACATACTGCCCACCATGAATCCGGATGGATATGCCGTTTCCAAAGAAGGCACATGCGATGGTGGCCAAGGAAG ATATAATGCTCGAGGATTCGATCTGAATCGCAATTTCCCCGACTATTTCAAGCAGAACAACAAGCGGGGTCAGCCGGAAACGGATTCTGTCAAGGATTGGATATCCAAGATCCAGTTCGTGCTCAGTGGCAGCCTGCATGGTGGTGCCCTGGTGGCCAGCTATCCGTACGACAATACGCCAAACTCCA GGATCTGCCGTTCGTCCGCCTTGTGCGCGA TGTTCCAGACCTACTCGGCGGCGCCATCGCTGACGCCCGACGACGATGTGTTCAAGCATCTGTCCCTGGTCTATGCCCGCAACCATGCCAAGATGTCCAGGGGCGTGGCCTGCAAGTCGGCGACGCCGGCCTTCGAGAATGGCATCACCAATGGTGCCGCCTGGTATCCACTGACTGGCGGCATGCAGGACTACAACTACGTGTGGTACGGCTGCATGGAGATCACACTGGAGATATCCTGCTGCAAGTTTCCGCCAGCCTACGAGCTCAAGAAGTACTGGGAGGATAATCAACTG TCGCTGATCAAGTTCCTGGCCGAGGCGCATCGCGGTGTCCAGGGATTCGTGTTCGATCCGGCGGGCATGCCCATTGAGCGTGCCTCCATCAAGATCAAGGGTCGCGATGTGGGCTTCCAGACCACCAAGTACGGCGAGTTCTGGCGCATACTGCTGCCGGGCTACTACAAAGTGGAG GTCTTTGCCGAGGGCTTTGCGCCGCGCGAGGTGGAGTTCGTGATCGTGGAGCAGCATCCCACGCTGCTCAATGTGACACTGCAGCCCTCGAAG TATCTGGTGGCTACcggcacatccacatccacctccACCAAATCCTCCGCCGTGAATGGAAAGCTGCAGCTGTCGCCGGAATAA